CATATTTCCACATCTCAACATCTACCCCCAAAACATAGGTGTCTGAGACACTCCAGCATTTTCGGACTTCTTAGTCTTGAGAGTGCTAGGCTATTTATCTCGACCAGCCAAGCTCTGGAGAGCAATGTTGAATCCCTGAGAAGAGGGAGCATGGGGCGTGctgatttaaaaacagaaaatgcaaagtTGGACTGAAAATATCCTTAGTCTTCCAAGCAATCTGCTTAAGGGTTCCAAACTTACCTTAATTTGGTGAGAAAAGAAGCTgccctatttttctttcttcttcttctacaaCTGGAACCAGCCATTTCCGAAAACCACCACCATGGAGGTTGCAATGGTGAGTGCGGAGAGCTCAGGGTGCAACAGTCACATGCCTTATGGTTATGCTGCCCAGGCCAGGGCCCGGGAGCGGGAGAGGCTTGCTCACTCCAGGgcagctgcagcagctgctgTTGCAGCAGCCACAGCTGCTGTTGAAGGTAGCGGGGGTTCTGGTGGGGggtcccaccaccaccaccagtcaCGTGGCGCCTGCACCTCCCATGACCCTCAGAGCAGCCGGGGTAGCCGGAGGAGGAGGCGACAGCGGCTTGAGAAGAAGAAAGCCCACCACCGGCAGAGCAGCTTCCCTCATTGCTCTGACCTGATGCCCAGTGGTTCTGAGGAGAAGATCCTGAGGGAGCtaagtgaggaggaggaagatgaggaggaagaggaggaggaagaagaggagggaagatTTTACTATAGTGAAGATGACCATGGGGATGAGTGTTCCTACACGGACCTGCTGCCTCAGGATGAGGGCGGTGGTGGCTACAGTTCAGTCCGCTACAGTGACTGTTGTGAACGTGTGGTGATAAATGTGTCAGGCCTACGCTTTGAGACCCAGATGAAAACTCTGGCCCAGTTTCCAGAGACTTTGTTGGGAGACCCTGAAAAGAGGACTCAGTACTTTGACCCTTTGCGCAATGAGTATTTTTTTGACAGGAACCGCCCCAGCTTTGATGCCATCTTATATTATTACCAATCAGGAGGCCGCCTGAAGAGGCCAGTCAATGTCCCCTTTGATATCTTCACTGAGGAGGTGAAGTTCTATCAGTTGGGGGAGGAGGCCCTGTTGAAGTTTCGGGAGGACGAGGGCTTTGTgagagaggaggaggacaggGCCCTCCCtgagaatgaatttaaaaagcagatttgGCTCCTCTTTGAATATCCAGAGAGCTCCAGTCCTGCAAGGGGCATAGCCATTGTGTCTGTCCTGGTCATCTTAATCTCCATTGTCATCTTTTGCCTGGAAACCTTGCCTGAGTTTAGGGACGACCGGGATCTCGTCATGGCACTGAGTGCTGGTGGGCACGGTGGGTTGTTGAATGACACTTCAGCACCCCACCCAGAGAACTCAGGGCACACAATATTCAATGACCCCTTCTTCATCGTGGAAACAGTCTGTATTGTATGGTTTTCCTTTGAGTTTGTGGTTCGCTGCTTTGCTTGTCCCAGCCAAGCACTCTTCTTCAAAAACATCATGAACATCATTGACATTGTCTCCATTTTGCCTTACTTCATCACACTGGGCACTGACCTGGCCCAGCAACAGGGGGGTGGCAATGGTCAGCAGCAGCAGGCCATGTCCTTTGCCATCCTCAGAATCATTCGTCTGGTCCGAGTATTCCGGATCTTCAAACTCTCCAGGCACTCCAAAGGCCTGCAGATCCTGGGCCACACCCTCAGAGCCAGCATGCGGGAACTGGGCCTTCTgatcttcttcctcttcattgGGGTCATCCTCTTTTCCAGCGCTGTGTATTTTGCAGAGGCGGATGAACCTACTACCCATTTCCAAAGCATCCCAGATGCATTTTGGTGGGCTGTGGTGACCATGACAACTGTGGGCTATGGGGACATGAAGCCCATCACTGTGGGGGGCAAGATTGTCGGGTCCCTGTGTGCCATTGCGGGTGTATTAACCATTGCTTTGCCAGTGCCAGTGATTGTCTCTAACTTTAACTATTTCTACCACAGAGAGACTGAAAATGAGGAACAGACACAGCTAACGCAGAATGCAGTCAGTTGCCCATACCTCCCCTCTAATTTGCTCAAGAAATTTCGGAGCTCTACTTCTTCTTCCCTGGGGGACAAGTCAGAGTATCTAGAGATGGAAGAAGGAGTTAAGGAATCTCTGTGTGCAAAGGAGGAGAAGTGTCAGGGAAAGGGGGATGACAGTGAGACAGATAAAAACAACTGTTCTAATGCAAAGGCTGTGGAGACTGATGTGTGaatctctttctccacctgccaCTGCCCCCCTCTCAGCATCTCCAAATATATTTATGCATAGAGAGTGCagttatgaaaatgaaatatgcaaaTGATCCAATGCATACAGTAGTACACTATTTAATGGTTATACATGGCATAATTGTTACTAAACTTGTATTACATATCAAATAAATGATACATCTTCAAGAAGAGGGAGGCTTAAATAGGAGCAAatctatctttatatttttattagaatgcAAGAATTTTGCACATTAACTGGAAAAGATGTTGACAgtaaagatggagagagagagagtgtgtgcgtgtgtgtgcgtatgtgtgtgtgtgtgaagtaaaTTCTCAATGTTAGTAATTGTGCAGTCATGGGAAAAGTTGGCATTT
Above is a genomic segment from Chlorocebus sabaeus isolate Y175 chromosome 1, mChlSab1.0.hap1, whole genome shotgun sequence containing:
- the KCNA4 gene encoding potassium voltage-gated channel subfamily A member 4, translated to MEVAMVSAESSGCNSHMPYGYAAQARARERERLAHSRAAAAAAVAAATAAVEGSGGSGGGSHHHHQSRGACTSHDPQSSRGSRRRRRQRLEKKKAHHRQSSFPHCSDLMPSGSEEKILRELSEEEEDEEEEEEEEEEGRFYYSEDDHGDECSYTDLLPQDEGGGGYSSVRYSDCCERVVINVSGLRFETQMKTLAQFPETLLGDPEKRTQYFDPLRNEYFFDRNRPSFDAILYYYQSGGRLKRPVNVPFDIFTEEVKFYQLGEEALLKFREDEGFVREEEDRALPENEFKKQIWLLFEYPESSSPARGIAIVSVLVILISIVIFCLETLPEFRDDRDLVMALSAGGHGGLLNDTSAPHPENSGHTIFNDPFFIVETVCIVWFSFEFVVRCFACPSQALFFKNIMNIIDIVSILPYFITLGTDLAQQQGGGNGQQQQAMSFAILRIIRLVRVFRIFKLSRHSKGLQILGHTLRASMRELGLLIFFLFIGVILFSSAVYFAEADEPTTHFQSIPDAFWWAVVTMTTVGYGDMKPITVGGKIVGSLCAIAGVLTIALPVPVIVSNFNYFYHRETENEEQTQLTQNAVSCPYLPSNLLKKFRSSTSSSLGDKSEYLEMEEGVKESLCAKEEKCQGKGDDSETDKNNCSNAKAVETDV